GCTCCACGCGCCGCCCATGCCGCCATGCCCAAGGACAATGGCAAGCGGGTGGTGGAAGGTGCACGCCAGCTGTCACCCGCGCTGGGCAATCGCATGCTGGCGGTACGGCTGCTGGATCACTCCTTTTTCATCCGTGAACTCCTGCCCCAGGATCTCAAGCTGGAGCTGGACGAACTCAGCGCCCGCGAGGCCATGGGCGCCGCGGCCTACCTGGCGCGGGTAGTGGGTCGTGCCCACGCCCGGCAGATGGACCTCGCGACGCGCGTGGAGTGGATGAGCGATCTGCAGCACAATCGCACCCGTACCCTGGACGCCCCGTCCTGGCTATGGAGCAGCGTGGTGCAACTGGTGGGCGCCCATGAGATGGGCTACCTGGAGCATTGCCGGCGTTATGCGCTGGAACATACGCAGGACTAGCACTGGCCTTACTCCAACCCCATCTCCCGCACCTGCCAGCGTGCCGAGGTCACGCCCTTCTCCTGGCAGATGCGGCTGACCAGCCGCTCCAGCTGGGCGGTGGCGCCGGAGTTGCCGAGCAGTTCGGCATGCACTTCCAGGCGGGTGGCGTTGGTCTGGTCCTGGCTGTGCAGGGATTGCAGGCGCAGGCCGCCGCCTTCCAGGCTGTGCAACATCAGGCTGCGCACCTGGATCTCGTCCTCGGCGCGGCAAACGATCTCCACGCCGAAGTGCAGCTCCACCTCGCTGGCCGGCACCACGTCCTGGTGATTCAGGCGCTGGGCCAAGTCGCGTAGCAGGATGTTGGCGCAGAGCACCACCAGCGTGCCGAGACCGGCCTCCAGCAGCAGCCCCATGCTGCACAGCACGCCGATGGCGGCGGTGCACCAGAGGGTGGCGGCGGTGTTCAGGCCGCGCACATTGAGGCCGTCGCGCATGATCACGCCGCCGCCGAGAAAGCCGATCCCGGAGACCACGTAGGCGGCGACATGGGAGGCGTCGGCCGCCATGCCCGGGACCGCCTGGGTCATCAATACGAACAGGCAGGCGCCGGTGCTGACCAGCGCATTGGTGCGCAGCCCGGTGAGGCGTTGGCGCAGTTGACGTTCGGCGCCGATCAGGGCGCCAAGGGCGAGCGCCACGAAGACGCGCAGCAGGAAGACTTTCCAATCCAAGATCCACCTCGCGTGCCGGCGAATGCCGGCGGGATCGTCGGCCTGGAGGCCGACCGGGGTTCAGGGTGCAGGAAGATCGAGACAGCACAGCGACAGCCCTCCCTGGGGAAGGGTGATCGGCATGGAAGAGGAAGGCAGGCATCGCCCGCTACCGCTCGCCCGGGCGGCGAGCCGGAGGCAGGAAGACTGCCGCAGGACT
The window above is part of the Pseudomonas oryzihabitans genome. Proteins encoded here:
- a CDS encoding MgtC/SapB family protein; translated protein: MDWKVFLLRVFVALALGALIGAERQLRQRLTGLRTNALVSTGACLFVLMTQAVPGMAADASHVAAYVVSGIGFLGGGVIMRDGLNVRGLNTAATLWCTAAIGVLCSMGLLLEAGLGTLVVLCANILLRDLAQRLNHQDVVPASEVELHFGVEIVCRAEDEIQVRSLMLHSLEGGGLRLQSLHSQDQTNATRLEVHAELLGNSGATAQLERLVSRICQEKGVTSARWQVREMGLE